From a single Tachypleus tridentatus isolate NWPU-2018 chromosome 6, ASM421037v1, whole genome shotgun sequence genomic region:
- the LOC143253578 gene encoding ubiquitin domain-containing protein 2 isoform X1, producing the protein MGGCLGSQLGSRPSSGIGSSDVTSFQQTVSIGKNQPLKQEKLKWKSDVPLTDGQLRSKRDEFWDTAPAFEGRKEIWDALKAAAYAAETNDFTLAQAIIDGASISLPNGTLMDCYDELGNRYQLPVYCLSAPINLIEDNSEVDTPSPDSETSNGGGEEIVVKIRLSTTGKDTKMPVQTRETVMNAKRRLQALESIEPFRQRWFFGGRLLSDKMKIEEIKLQAGYVVQVIVSPGDSALVGN; encoded by the exons ATGGGGGGCTGTTTGGGTTCGCAACTGGGATCTCGACCTTCTTCGGGCATTGGGTCTTCTGATGTTACAAGCTTTCAGCAAACAG TTTCTATAGGGAAAAATCAGCCTTTGAAGCAAGAAAAACTTAAATGGAAGAGCGATGTACCCTTGACAGACGGACAGCTTCGAAGTAAGAGAGATGAATTTTGGGATACCGCTCCAGCATTTGAAGGGCGAAAAGAAATCTGGGATGCTCTAAAAGCTGCAGCCTATGCTGCAGAAACAAATGATTTTACTTTGGCCCAAGCTATTATCGATGGTGCCAGCATTTCACTTCCTAATG GTACTCTAATGGATTGTTATGATGAACTAGGAAACAGATACCAGCTACCTGTCTACTGTCTGAGTGCTCCTATTAACCTCATTGAAGATAATTCGGAGGTCGACACCCCTTCTCCTGATAGTGAGACCTCTAATGGTGGGGGAGAAGAAATTGTAGTAAAAATAAGACTTTCTACAACTGGTAAAGATACTAAAATGCCTGTACAGACCAGAGAAACAGTCATGAATGCCAAGAGACGTCTTCAGGCATTAGAGTCCATTGAACCTTTCAGGCAACGATGGTTTTTTGGGGGCCGTCTTCTAAGTGACAAAAtgaaaattgaagaaataaaacttcaAGCTGGCTACGTTGTACAAGTTATAGTATCACCTGGTGATTCAGCACTTGTTGGTAACTAG
- the LOC143253578 gene encoding ubiquitin domain-containing protein 2 isoform X2 gives MGGCLGSQLGSRPSSGIGSSDVTSFQQTVSIGKNQPLKQEKLKWKSDVPLTDGQLRSKRDEFWDTAPAFEGRKEIWDALKAAAYAAETNDFTLAQAIIDGASISLPNGNRYQLPVYCLSAPINLIEDNSEVDTPSPDSETSNGGGEEIVVKIRLSTTGKDTKMPVQTRETVMNAKRRLQALESIEPFRQRWFFGGRLLSDKMKIEEIKLQAGYVVQVIVSPGDSALVGN, from the exons ATGGGGGGCTGTTTGGGTTCGCAACTGGGATCTCGACCTTCTTCGGGCATTGGGTCTTCTGATGTTACAAGCTTTCAGCAAACAG TTTCTATAGGGAAAAATCAGCCTTTGAAGCAAGAAAAACTTAAATGGAAGAGCGATGTACCCTTGACAGACGGACAGCTTCGAAGTAAGAGAGATGAATTTTGGGATACCGCTCCAGCATTTGAAGGGCGAAAAGAAATCTGGGATGCTCTAAAAGCTGCAGCCTATGCTGCAGAAACAAATGATTTTACTTTGGCCCAAGCTATTATCGATGGTGCCAGCATTTCACTTCCTAATG GAAACAGATACCAGCTACCTGTCTACTGTCTGAGTGCTCCTATTAACCTCATTGAAGATAATTCGGAGGTCGACACCCCTTCTCCTGATAGTGAGACCTCTAATGGTGGGGGAGAAGAAATTGTAGTAAAAATAAGACTTTCTACAACTGGTAAAGATACTAAAATGCCTGTACAGACCAGAGAAACAGTCATGAATGCCAAGAGACGTCTTCAGGCATTAGAGTCCATTGAACCTTTCAGGCAACGATGGTTTTTTGGGGGCCGTCTTCTAAGTGACAAAAtgaaaattgaagaaataaaacttcaAGCTGGCTACGTTGTACAAGTTATAGTATCACCTGGTGATTCAGCACTTGTTGGTAACTAG